In Nitrososphaerota archaeon, one genomic interval encodes:
- a CDS encoding endonuclease V produces the protein MLKPDTHLNNFLKQIQSRISEVPPKRYVEAEDVKHFCGVDISYKADRAAAAAVLRSIRSGEIVETKIVQGEPPFPYIPGLLFMREAPLMTAAVKALSKQPDVILVDGHGIAHPRRAGLAVFVGLTLDTPSIGAAKSLLVGEIGESKNGFAPILLDGSPVGFQVDVGRRRPLFVSPGYGVRLESVREILSRLGAGFPKVLLEADKMSRASLR, from the coding sequence TTGCTGAAACCGGACACCCATCTCAACAACTTCCTCAAACAGATACAGAGCCGCATCTCCGAAGTTCCCCCGAAAAGATACGTCGAAGCAGAAGATGTCAAACATTTCTGCGGCGTCGACATCTCATATAAAGCGGATAGAGCCGCAGCTGCAGCGGTTCTCAGAAGCATTCGCAGCGGCGAAATTGTAGAAACGAAGATAGTTCAAGGCGAACCCCCGTTTCCATACATACCTGGACTGCTCTTTATGCGTGAAGCCCCGTTGATGACTGCCGCAGTTAAGGCACTTTCCAAGCAACCGGATGTTATCCTTGTGGACGGCCACGGGATAGCGCATCCGAGAAGAGCGGGGCTTGCGGTGTTCGTCGGGCTGACATTAGATACTCCGTCAATCGGTGCAGCAAAGTCGCTGCTGGTCGGAGAAATAGGTGAGTCAAAGAATGGTTTCGCACCTATTCTGCTTGACGGTTCACCAGTAGGTTTCCAAGTGGATGTTGGGCGTCGCCGCCCCTTATTCGTCAGCCCCGGGTACGGTGTCCGCTTAGAGTCTGTCAGGGAGATTCTTAGCCGGCTTGGGGCGGGTTTTCCAAAGGTTCTTTTAGAGGCCGATAAGATGTCTAGAGCCAGTTTGAGGTGA
- the dph5 gene encoding diphthine synthase yields MGSLVFVGFGLAGSVSLSLEGVVAAKAADKVYLEVYTSPSDDSLKRELEGIIGSEVELIGREIIEDGRRIIEESRSGDVVLIAPGDSMVATTHMDLRIRAEAEGVETRVVHNASILSALLGETGLHAYKFGKTVTMARSGPTLHTTVYNTVFENLVRRLHTIILLEHDYASGFFFDPLSAIKGLLDTETELKQGIFDEDTLLISASRIGRKDQFVAAGRISTLRQKQFGQPPHVLVVPGRLHFTEVDALKTLLKTGEGEIRDNSERIPRLAEKMVNRYTKKARVALEKARALCSKEEQQYYAELFENVECYVSDAERFLGQGRDELAILSTGYAEGLLDALTYLSDKFLNIWEQPATNE; encoded by the coding sequence ATGGGTAGTTTGGTGTTTGTTGGGTTTGGTTTGGCTGGTAGCGTGAGCCTTTCTCTTGAGGGGGTTGTTGCGGCTAAGGCTGCGGATAAGGTGTACTTGGAGGTGTATACTAGTCCGTCGGATGATAGTTTGAAGCGTGAGTTGGAGGGAATTATCGGTTCAGAGGTTGAGCTTATCGGCCGGGAGATTATTGAGGATGGCCGCCGCATAATCGAGGAGTCAAGGAGCGGAGATGTGGTTTTGATTGCGCCCGGTGATTCGATGGTTGCGACTACGCATATGGATTTGAGGATCAGGGCTGAGGCTGAAGGTGTTGAAACAAGGGTTGTTCATAACGCTTCGATTCTTTCTGCGCTGCTCGGTGAAACCGGGCTTCACGCGTATAAGTTCGGTAAGACGGTTACGATGGCTAGGAGCGGCCCTACTCTTCACACGACTGTTTACAACACGGTCTTCGAGAACCTTGTCCGCCGGCTCCACACCATAATTCTTCTTGAACATGACTATGCTTCCGGATTCTTCTTCGATCCGTTGAGCGCGATTAAAGGGCTCCTCGACACGGAGACGGAGTTGAAGCAGGGCATCTTTGACGAGGATACACTGCTGATTTCCGCTTCAAGGATCGGTAGAAAAGATCAATTTGTGGCGGCTGGCCGCATCTCTACGCTTCGGCAGAAGCAGTTCGGTCAACCTCCTCATGTGCTTGTGGTGCCCGGGAGGCTTCACTTCACCGAGGTTGACGCCTTGAAGACGCTTCTGAAAACCGGTGAAGGGGAAATACGCGACAACTCTGAGAGGATACCAAGGCTCGCTGAAAAGATGGTGAACCGCTACACGAAGAAGGCTAGGGTCGCGCTTGAAAAGGCCCGCGCCCTGTGCAGCAAGGAGGAGCAGCAGTATTACGCGGAACTTTTCGAAAACGTTGAGTGCTACGTCTCTGATGCGGAGAGGTTTCTAGGCCAAGGCAGAGATGAGCTCGCTATCCTCAGCACAGGATATGCGGAGGGGCTGCTTGACGCGTTAACATACCTCTCCGACAAATTCCTGAATATCTGGGAACAGCCGGCAACGAACGAGTAA
- a CDS encoding 4Fe-4S binding protein — MKRLAVVDVNLCVGCQGCLFACARRFGDAGLSRSAIHVKSAGGIERGFIVTVCRACLDPPCAKVCPTDALKPRPGGGVILNPQKCIGCGNCKEACTINAVFWDEDTNKPAICTHCGYCVDFCPYGVLKLEEREGGISV, encoded by the coding sequence ATGAAGCGACTAGCAGTAGTTGACGTTAACCTATGTGTCGGCTGCCAAGGCTGCCTATTCGCCTGCGCCCGAAGATTCGGAGACGCAGGTCTGTCAAGATCAGCCATACATGTAAAATCGGCCGGTGGCATCGAGCGCGGCTTCATCGTAACGGTCTGCAGAGCCTGCCTCGACCCTCCCTGCGCAAAGGTGTGTCCAACAGACGCCCTGAAACCTAGGCCCGGAGGCGGAGTCATCCTCAATCCACAGAAATGTATAGGATGCGGAAACTGCAAAGAGGCCTGCACAATAAACGCAGTCTTCTGGGACGAAGACACCAACAAACCCGCAATCTGCACCCACTGCGGCTACTGCGTAGACTTCTGCCCATACGGCGTATTGAAACTTGAAGAACGAGAAGGAGGAATCTCAGTGTGA
- a CDS encoding FAD synthase, whose product MSVEELSVSRRNILKTIYCRSILGLSCSSEAIGNAILVDPGCVEDDCRSLAGDKLVAKKKGGEWVLTEAGRKRIVVVFTGGVFDIIHPGHIHTLSSSKNLGDVLVVTVATDKTVKKMKGHAPLNSEAKRVELVAALRTVDLALLGSETDMFEVVERVRPDVIALGYDQKHDTDELTLEASSRGLHIKVVRFDTPMPGVKSSKIIKDTKAVEEF is encoded by the coding sequence ATGAGCGTAGAAGAATTAAGTGTCTCCAGGAGAAATATTCTGAAGACTATTTACTGCCGCAGTATTCTTGGGTTAAGCTGCTCTTCAGAGGCTATTGGCAACGCGATCTTAGTTGACCCCGGCTGCGTAGAGGATGATTGCCGCAGTCTTGCGGGAGACAAGCTGGTCGCCAAGAAGAAGGGTGGTGAATGGGTGCTGACTGAGGCTGGGCGAAAACGTATAGTGGTCGTGTTCACCGGAGGGGTCTTCGACATTATCCACCCAGGCCACATTCATACACTTTCCTCATCTAAGAATCTCGGAGACGTATTGGTGGTCACTGTCGCTACCGATAAGACGGTGAAGAAGATGAAGGGGCATGCTCCGCTTAACAGCGAAGCTAAGAGAGTTGAGCTGGTCGCCGCTCTTAGAACAGTCGATCTAGCGCTTCTCGGAAGCGAGACTGATATGTTTGAGGTGGTTGAACGGGTGCGACCCGATGTAATAGCGTTAGGATATGATCAGAAGCATGATACTGATGAGCTAACTCTGGAGGCGAGTAGCCGAGGACTCCACATCAAAGTGGTTCGCTTCGACACCCCGATGCCGGGAGTTAAGAGCTCAAAGATAATCAAAGATACAAAGGCGGTCGAGGAGTTCTAA
- a CDS encoding CTP-dependent riboflavin kinase — protein sequence MKAVHIPTLLELLLLGAKEEYVEISTIDLAKRLGKSQQVISRHLSDLEKAGYVERMQRSGRNSVKLTKKGIDTMTGLYAALRSAFEGTEPVFEIRGKVFAGLGEGAYYVSLRGYRRQFINLLGFDPYPGTLNLQLDSPQDRRLKRDLEKHSSINIEGFEDGHRTYGWAKCYPAEINDGLSGAVIILERTHYDDSVLELISPVNIREALQLKDGEIVSVRILPVTEKP from the coding sequence ATGAAGGCGGTGCACATCCCTACTTTGCTGGAGCTGCTTCTTCTCGGGGCTAAAGAAGAGTACGTGGAGATATCGACTATAGACCTTGCTAAGCGGCTGGGTAAGTCGCAGCAGGTAATTTCAAGACACCTATCAGATCTTGAGAAGGCTGGTTATGTGGAGCGGATGCAGAGAAGCGGAAGAAACAGCGTCAAGCTGACGAAGAAAGGCATCGACACTATGACCGGTCTGTACGCGGCTCTCCGCAGCGCCTTCGAAGGCACAGAACCTGTTTTCGAAATAAGGGGAAAGGTCTTCGCGGGCCTAGGTGAAGGCGCCTACTACGTGTCACTCAGAGGCTACCGGAGACAATTCATCAACCTACTAGGCTTCGACCCGTACCCCGGAACCTTGAACCTCCAGTTAGACTCGCCGCAGGACAGGCGTCTCAAAAGAGACTTGGAGAAACACTCCAGCATCAACATCGAGGGCTTTGAAGACGGTCACCGAACCTACGGCTGGGCTAAATGCTACCCTGCGGAGATCAACGACGGATTAAGCGGTGCAGTCATCATACTGGAACGGACACATTACGATGACTCAGTTCTAGAGCTAATCTCGCCGGTGAACATCCGAGAAGCGCTGCAGCTCAAAGACGGCGAAATAGTCTCGGTGAGAATCCTACCAGTTACAGAGAAACCGTGA